In one window of Candidatus Avedoeria danica DNA:
- a CDS encoding YceI family protein, with the protein MTIRRFTWAAGTALLIAAGACAPNPADDAPAAQVSSGPTVVAPSANPEVALVAPVEEAAPDVAAAAVDGAAPVGVVALSGSIGFVASKITRTHDCVFSTWDGTLDPGDGTVATAKLSFTVDVNTVGCDATAGGNERLEKHLRSDSFFDVETHPAATFVSTAIVEGGEAGATHTVTGDLTIRGIARQVSFPATVEVAEKTVKAKAEFSVNRQDWEIRYPGQPDDLVRDNVLIKIDLAGEA; encoded by the coding sequence ATGACGATTCGACGATTCACCTGGGCTGCCGGCACCGCACTCCTCATTGCCGCGGGCGCATGCGCGCCCAACCCCGCCGACGACGCGCCCGCCGCCCAGGTCTCCTCCGGGCCCACGGTCGTTGCGCCGTCGGCAAACCCCGAGGTCGCGCTCGTGGCGCCGGTCGAGGAGGCCGCGCCGGATGTTGCAGCTGCGGCGGTCGACGGGGCCGCACCGGTCGGCGTGGTCGCCCTTTCCGGCTCGATCGGCTTCGTGGCCAGCAAGATCACGCGCACCCACGACTGCGTCTTTTCCACTTGGGACGGCACGCTCGATCCCGGCGACGGCACCGTCGCGACGGCCAAGCTCTCGTTCACCGTCGATGTGAACACTGTCGGCTGTGACGCCACCGCTGGCGGCAACGAGCGCTTGGAGAAGCACCTGCGCAGCGACAGCTTTTTCGATGTCGAGACCCACCCGGCGGCGACGTTCGTTTCGACGGCGATCGTCGAGGGCGGCGAGGCCGGCGCCACGCACACCGTGACGGGCGATCTCACGATCCGCGGAATCGCGCGCCAGGTCTCGTTTCCTGCGACGGTCGAAGTCGCCGAAAAGACGGTCAAGGCCAAGGCGGAGTTCTCCGTGAATCGCCAGGACTGGGAGATCCGGTATCCGGGCCAGCCGGACGATCTCGTGCGCGACAACGTGCTCATCAAGATCGACCTCGCCGGCGAGGCATGA
- a CDS encoding PhoX family phosphatase, protein MPDRDTDEPGQRALSAGGRGATFADVVARRWSRRDFLRSTAMAGLTIYLPNVHNRTIPTAESRLGFGHVSSTVGDRMALADGHRASTLLRWGDPLFADAPAFDPLRQTPAAQALQFGYNCDFVGYFPLPRSTESWRRGLLVVNHEYTNPELMFPNYNAALPTAQQVAVQLESLGLSIVEVVHEGGEWQPVLGSPYNRRITGTTECQITGPALGHRLLRTAADPLGRAVRGTFANCSAGRTPWGTVLSAEENFHDAFGNRRSLTDDDEDLLNHARSGVATGVSKWAWERHDGRFDLGRHPHEPYRFGWVVEVDPYDPQWVPRKRTALGRMRREAANSVVAPGGQVALYSGDDTAFEYVYKFVTRGHFNPNDRAANRDLLDEGTLHVARFNANGSGDWLPLVHGQGPLTSVNGLPTQGDVLINTLKAADLVGATKMDRPEDIEIAPDGTVYIALTKNAQRGVPGQPKADPANPRVENKHGHVIELIEDAGDHAGRRFRWRLFLVCGDPADPTTYFAGYPATGGISRISCPDNLAFDHAGNLWIATDGQAEAFGINDGLFVVSVDGPERGRVRRFFSAVAGAEVTGHAFTPNDTTLFLSIQHPGEGSTFAAPSSLFPDGTAPPRPSVLAIQHVDGLAIGSAVAG, encoded by the coding sequence ATGCCTGACCGCGACACCGACGAACCGGGACAGCGTGCGTTGAGCGCGGGCGGCAGGGGTGCGACGTTCGCCGACGTCGTCGCGCGACGCTGGTCGCGCCGGGACTTCCTGCGCAGCACGGCCATGGCCGGGCTCACGATCTACCTGCCGAACGTCCACAACCGCACGATTCCCACTGCCGAGAGCCGGCTTGGCTTCGGCCACGTATCAAGCACGGTCGGTGACCGCATGGCGCTGGCCGATGGGCACCGCGCCTCGACGCTGCTCCGGTGGGGCGACCCGCTCTTCGCGGATGCGCCGGCGTTCGACCCGCTGCGGCAGACGCCTGCGGCACAGGCGCTCCAGTTCGGCTACAACTGCGATTTCGTCGGCTACTTCCCGCTTCCGCGGTCCACCGAATCGTGGCGTCGCGGACTGCTCGTCGTGAACCATGAGTACACGAACCCCGAGCTGATGTTTCCGAACTACAACGCCGCGCTGCCGACCGCACAGCAGGTGGCCGTACAGCTCGAGAGCCTCGGACTCTCGATCGTCGAGGTCGTCCACGAAGGGGGTGAGTGGCAGCCGGTGCTCGGCAGTCCCTACAACCGTCGGATCACGGGCACGACGGAGTGCCAGATCACCGGTCCGGCGCTCGGCCATCGCCTGCTGCGCACGGCGGCCGACCCGCTCGGCCGTGCTGTGCGCGGCACGTTCGCCAACTGTTCTGCCGGGCGCACGCCGTGGGGGACGGTGCTCTCCGCCGAAGAGAACTTTCACGACGCGTTCGGCAACCGCCGCAGCTTGACCGACGACGACGAGGACTTGCTGAACCACGCCCGCTCTGGGGTCGCGACCGGCGTCTCCAAGTGGGCGTGGGAGAGGCATGACGGCCGCTTCGACCTCGGACGCCACCCGCACGAACCCTACCGCTTCGGCTGGGTCGTCGAGGTCGATCCGTACGACCCCCAATGGGTTCCGCGCAAGCGGACGGCGCTCGGGCGGATGCGGCGCGAGGCGGCGAACTCGGTCGTCGCACCGGGGGGGCAGGTGGCGTTGTACTCCGGTGACGACACGGCGTTCGAGTACGTCTACAAGTTCGTGACGCGCGGCCACTTCAACCCGAACGACCGTGCGGCCAACCGCGATCTGCTCGACGAGGGCACGTTGCACGTGGCGCGCTTCAACGCGAACGGGAGCGGCGACTGGCTGCCGCTCGTGCACGGCCAGGGTCCGCTGACGAGCGTGAACGGGCTGCCCACGCAGGGTGATGTCCTGATCAACACGCTCAAGGCGGCCGACCTCGTCGGGGCCACGAAGATGGACCGGCCTGAGGACATCGAGATCGCGCCGGACGGCACGGTCTACATCGCGCTTACGAAGAATGCCCAGCGCGGCGTGCCCGGCCAGCCCAAGGCGGACCCCGCGAACCCGCGGGTCGAGAACAAGCACGGACACGTGATCGAGCTGATCGAGGACGCGGGGGATCACGCCGGGCGGCGATTCAGGTGGCGGCTCTTCCTGGTCTGCGGCGACCCGGCGGATCCGACGACATACTTCGCAGGCTACCCGGCCACCGGCGGGATCTCGCGCATCAGCTGTCCGGACAACCTGGCGTTCGATCACGCCGGCAACCTCTGGATCGCCACCGATGGACAGGCTGAGGCGTTCGGGATCAACGACGGCCTGTTCGTCGTTTCGGTCGATGGTCCGGAGCGCGGCCGGGTGCGGCGGTTCTTCAGCGCCGTGGCCGGCGCCGAGGTCACGGGCCACGCGTTCACCCCCAACGACACCACACTCTTCCTCTCCATCCAGCACCCGGGTGAGGGCAGCACGTTCGCGGCGCCGTCGAGCCTATTCCCGGACGGCACGGCGCCACCGCGCCCGTCCGTGCTGGCCATCCAGCACGTGGACGGTCTGGCCATCGGGTCGGCCGTCGCCGGCTAG
- the rfbC gene encoding dTDP-4-dehydrorhamnose 3,5-epimerase — MNVIPTDLPGVLILEPRVFRDGRGWFVETWQSERYAALGLPSTFVQDNVSRSVRGVLRGLHIQNPRPQGKLVTVLEGTVWDVAVDVRRGSPTFGRWAAVELSGETLRQFWVPAGLAHGFLVQSESAVFSYKCTDGYDAAAEFGVRWDDPDLAIPWPSASPIVSGKDAVLPFLRDIAPDRLVAFDG; from the coding sequence GTGAACGTCATCCCCACGGACCTCCCCGGCGTGCTTATCCTCGAACCGCGCGTCTTCCGCGACGGCCGGGGCTGGTTCGTCGAGACATGGCAGTCCGAACGCTATGCCGCACTCGGTTTGCCGTCGACGTTCGTGCAGGACAATGTCTCCCGCTCGGTGCGCGGGGTGCTGCGCGGGCTGCACATCCAGAACCCGCGACCGCAGGGCAAGCTCGTGACCGTGCTCGAGGGCACGGTCTGGGACGTGGCGGTGGACGTACGCCGCGGCTCCCCGACGTTCGGCCGGTGGGCGGCCGTCGAGCTGAGCGGCGAGACGCTCCGCCAGTTCTGGGTGCCGGCCGGCCTCGCGCACGGCTTCCTCGTCCAGAGCGAGTCGGCCGTCTTCAGCTACAAGTGCACGGACGGCTACGATGCCGCCGCGGAGTTCGGCGTTCGGTGGGACGATCCGGATCTCGCGATCCCGTGGCCCTCCGCGTCACCGATCGTTTCTGGCAAGGATGCGGTGCTGCCGTTTCTGCGCGACATCGCGCCCGATCGGCTCGTGGCGTTCGATGGATAG
- a CDS encoding glycosyltransferase family 39 protein codes for MTDATPERHRPAVGARLDRGAVAALVLLAAAVRCHALDAQPLWSDEGLSLHRAGLGFLDLVRGRIIVDGFATTDPMPPLYFLVLAAGRVVLGDGIWAQRFLGAALGVTAVPLAWVAGRRLFGRLAGIAAAIAITAAPFVVWYSQELRPYAALVPCVLALTAIAAGTGDPTARAWRWAAAAAVGVLVHPFVGFVALAQAPFVLPAAWRRAATRVRWAAAAIAGAAALVALPRLAAILGGPTQVDFAPVDAYVVVRQALAAFAVGISPSLDHPLARSAPLALLALAGAGVGLADPRTRRGAAMAIAGLVLPIVGVLGLSAVNPLYNGPRHVLPALPAFALLVGASARLPSAVTRWFDRRGRAKPRPIIGRTATVASVAALLAAATMGLVVSIAQLQRQFGASDYVKDDLRSLVADLAVRYVPGDRIVLHDALIGFTFDAEAKALGVALPWAPVPHFPNEDRYAAEARLLAMAPAAGGRIWFVDRPMPRGGFEGESLVQAADKRWDLVERRQYARMWLRVGLREYRVGGWPTPESSRAAAGAIATWSNGLALNDAAFERPTVAAGQRLGLMTRWQPHAPLSGEVFVEVRLWDAQHGQAISLGVDPLLRDRDLEDTPPESIVEIALRAGVPIGTPPGTQEVQLRIRTASSGVPAVISGAIGPGEDWIGVTRVDIGPPVLDPAAVRRLARREASGSATQSPVGGP; via the coding sequence ATGACGGATGCCACACCCGAGCGGCACCGACCGGCGGTCGGCGCGCGGCTCGATCGCGGTGCGGTCGCAGCGCTGGTCCTGCTGGCCGCGGCGGTTCGCTGCCACGCGCTTGACGCCCAGCCCCTGTGGAGCGACGAGGGCCTCAGCCTTCACCGCGCCGGCCTCGGCTTCCTCGACCTCGTGCGCGGCCGGATCATCGTCGACGGCTTCGCCACGACGGATCCGATGCCGCCGCTCTACTTCCTGGTGCTCGCGGCCGGCCGGGTCGTGCTCGGCGACGGCATCTGGGCCCAGCGTTTTCTCGGCGCCGCGCTCGGCGTGACGGCCGTGCCGCTGGCCTGGGTCGCCGGCCGCCGCCTGTTCGGCCGCCTGGCCGGCATCGCGGCGGCGATCGCCATCACCGCCGCGCCGTTCGTCGTCTGGTACAGCCAGGAGCTCCGTCCGTACGCCGCGCTCGTCCCGTGCGTCCTCGCGCTGACAGCGATTGCGGCCGGCACGGGCGATCCGACCGCACGGGCGTGGCGCTGGGCGGCGGCCGCGGCCGTCGGCGTGCTCGTCCACCCGTTCGTCGGGTTCGTGGCGCTGGCGCAGGCGCCGTTCGTGCTGCCGGCGGCATGGCGGCGGGCGGCGACGCGCGTGCGTTGGGCGGCGGCGGCAATCGCGGGAGCGGCGGCGCTCGTCGCACTGCCGCGGCTGGCCGCGATCCTCGGCGGTCCGACGCAGGTGGACTTCGCGCCGGTGGACGCGTACGTCGTCGTGCGTCAGGCGCTGGCGGCGTTCGCCGTGGGCATCTCGCCGTCGCTGGACCACCCGCTGGCCCGCAGCGCCCCACTGGCGTTGCTGGCGCTCGCCGGCGCCGGCGTCGGCCTCGCGGACCCGCGCACGCGGCGCGGCGCGGCGATGGCGATCGCCGGTCTCGTCCTGCCGATCGTCGGCGTCCTCGGTCTTTCAGCCGTCAACCCGCTCTACAACGGCCCGCGGCACGTCCTGCCGGCGCTGCCCGCCTTCGCGCTCCTCGTCGGCGCGAGCGCCCGGCTGCCGAGCGCGGTCACGCGCTGGTTCGATCGTCGCGGCCGCGCCAAGCCGCGGCCCATCATCGGGCGGACGGCCACCGTCGCGTCCGTCGCCGCACTGCTGGCGGCCGCGACGATGGGCCTGGTCGTGTCGATCGCCCAACTGCAGCGCCAATTCGGCGCATCGGATTATGTCAAGGACGATCTTCGGAGCCTCGTCGCCGACTTGGCGGTCCGCTATGTGCCCGGCGATCGGATCGTCCTGCACGACGCGCTGATCGGCTTCACGTTCGACGCCGAGGCGAAGGCGCTCGGCGTCGCGCTGCCATGGGCCCCGGTGCCCCACTTCCCGAACGAGGATCGGTACGCGGCCGAGGCGCGGCTGCTGGCGATGGCGCCGGCAGCGGGCGGAAGGATCTGGTTCGTCGACCGGCCGATGCCGCGTGGCGGTTTCGAGGGCGAGTCGCTCGTGCAGGCCGCCGACAAGCGATGGGACCTCGTCGAGCGGCGGCAGTACGCGCGCATGTGGCTGCGGGTCGGGCTGCGCGAGTACCGGGTGGGCGGTTGGCCGACGCCGGAATCGTCGCGGGCGGCGGCCGGTGCCATTGCCACGTGGTCGAACGGGCTGGCGTTGAACGACGCGGCATTCGAGCGGCCGACCGTCGCCGCCGGGCAGCGGCTCGGGCTGATGACCCGCTGGCAGCCGCACGCGCCTTTGTCGGGCGAGGTGTTCGTCGAAGTCCGGCTCTGGGACGCGCAGCACGGACAGGCGATCAGCCTCGGCGTGGACCCGTTGCTGCGCGACCGCGACCTCGAAGACACGCCGCCGGAATCGATCGTCGAGATCGCGCTGCGGGCCGGCGTACCGATCGGCACGCCGCCGGGGACGCAAGAGGTTCAGCTCCGGATCCGCACCGCAAGTTCGGGTGTCCCGGCCGTCATCTCAGGCGCGATCGGACCCGGCGAGGACTGGATCGGCGTGACGCGCGTCGACATCGGGCCGCCGGTGCTGGACCCCGCGGCGGTGCGACGGCTGGCGAGGCGGGAGGCGTCGGGATCGGCGACGCAAAGTCCGGTCGGGGGCCCGTGA
- a CDS encoding HD domain-containing protein, producing the protein MSDLNLDARLEAQLRFLVTVDALKHVERRTLTADGRRLENSAEHSWHVALYVRVLAEHSPEPIDVDRVILMALLHDIVEIDAGDTFLYDVAGRAGQVERERAAADRLFALLPLDQSTLLRAIWDEFCAAESPEARLANAIDRLQPILHNFLTAGERWLAHGISVDQVRTLNLPVTDDVPPLGDVVRRIIAHAAAAGWLADGDAPER; encoded by the coding sequence GTGTCCGACCTCAACCTCGACGCACGCCTGGAGGCCCAGCTCCGCTTCCTCGTGACCGTCGACGCGCTGAAGCACGTCGAACGCCGCACGTTGACCGCGGACGGCCGCCGCCTGGAGAACAGCGCCGAGCACTCGTGGCACGTCGCCCTCTACGTCCGCGTCCTGGCCGAGCACAGCCCCGAGCCGATCGACGTCGACCGCGTGATCCTCATGGCGCTCCTGCACGACATCGTCGAGATCGACGCCGGCGACACGTTCCTGTACGACGTGGCCGGCCGCGCCGGGCAGGTCGAACGCGAGCGGGCGGCAGCCGATCGCCTGTTCGCCCTGCTGCCCCTCGACCAGTCGACGCTCCTTCGGGCGATCTGGGACGAGTTCTGCGCGGCGGAATCGCCCGAAGCGCGCCTGGCGAACGCGATCGACCGACTGCAGCCGATCCTCCACAACTTCCTGACCGCCGGCGAGCGCTGGCTGGCCCACGGCATCTCGGTCGATCAGGTCCGCACCCTCAACCTGCCCGTGACGGACGACGTGCCGCCCCTCGGAGACGTCGTGCGGCGGATCATCGCCCACGCCGCCGCGGCCGGCTGGCTGGCCGACGGCGACGCGCCGGAACGTTGA
- the ftcD gene encoding glutamate formimidoyltransferase, which translates to MAKPRALIECVPNFSEGRDPARIERIADAIRSVEGVRLLDTDPGQSTNRTVMTFVGAPEAVVEAAYRAIRTAAEAIDLRRHTGEHPRMGATDVCPLVPISGIDMAETAEWARRLGRRVGDELGIPVYLYEAAASRPERRNLATIRAGEFEGLGEKMADPDWAPDFGPSSPHPTAGATVIGARDFLVAYNVNLNTTSTRRANAVAFDVREQGRVVNDPTTGKPAVDASGEPLREPGRLKGVKGIGWFIPEYGIAQVSLNLTDLAATPLHVAFDAACEAAAARGLRVTGSELIGLIPLDALLAAGRHYLAKQSRSLGVDDRALVHIAVKSLGLDDLAPFDPRAKIIEYALARPDDERLVRLTVRDLVAEAASESPAPGGGSVAGVVGALGAAMGAMVANLSAGKRGWDDRWAMFSGWAERGQAAAKELLWLVDEDTRAFDDLLAAMRMPKDDAAAVAARAAAVEAATQRAIVVPLSVIRTALGSMDLMLEMAAIGLPSSISDAGVGALCARTAVRAAALNVRINAPGLTDAAFAAAALAEAAAAEAAAAEREIETLRRVEASIQGTTGG; encoded by the coding sequence GTGGCCAAGCCGAGAGCGCTGATCGAATGCGTCCCGAACTTCAGCGAGGGTCGCGACCCGGCCAGGATCGAGCGGATCGCCGACGCGATTCGCAGCGTCGAGGGCGTCCGGCTGTTGGACACCGACCCCGGTCAATCGACGAACCGGACGGTCATGACGTTCGTCGGTGCGCCCGAGGCCGTCGTCGAGGCGGCATACCGCGCGATTCGGACGGCGGCCGAGGCCATCGACCTGCGGCGGCACACCGGCGAACACCCGCGCATGGGCGCGACGGACGTCTGCCCGCTCGTGCCGATCAGCGGCATCGACATGGCCGAGACGGCCGAGTGGGCGCGGCGGCTCGGCCGGCGCGTCGGCGACGAGCTCGGCATTCCGGTGTACCTCTACGAAGCCGCGGCGTCCCGGCCCGAGCGCCGAAACCTGGCCACGATCCGCGCCGGCGAGTTCGAGGGCTTGGGCGAGAAGATGGCCGACCCGGACTGGGCGCCCGATTTCGGCCCTTCGTCGCCGCACCCGACCGCCGGCGCCACCGTCATCGGCGCGCGGGACTTCCTGGTGGCATACAACGTCAACTTGAACACAACGTCCACGCGCCGCGCGAACGCCGTGGCGTTCGACGTGCGCGAGCAAGGGCGCGTCGTCAACGACCCGACGACGGGCAAGCCGGCCGTTGACGCGTCCGGTGAGCCGCTCCGCGAGCCGGGACGGCTGAAGGGCGTCAAGGGCATCGGCTGGTTCATTCCGGAGTACGGCATCGCCCAGGTCTCGTTGAACCTGACCGACCTGGCCGCGACGCCGCTCCACGTCGCGTTCGACGCCGCCTGCGAAGCAGCCGCGGCGCGCGGCCTGCGCGTGACCGGCTCCGAGCTCATCGGCCTCATCCCGCTCGATGCGCTGCTGGCGGCGGGGCGACACTACCTCGCCAAGCAGTCGCGCAGCCTCGGCGTGGACGACCGGGCGCTCGTGCACATCGCCGTGAAGTCGCTTGGGCTCGACGACCTTGCGCCCTTCGATCCGCGGGCCAAGATCATCGAGTATGCCCTGGCGCGGCCGGACGACGAGCGGCTCGTGCGCCTGACCGTGCGGGATCTCGTGGCTGAGGCGGCGTCGGAGTCGCCGGCGCCGGGCGGCGGGTCGGTGGCCGGGGTCGTCGGTGCGCTCGGGGCAGCGATGGGCGCGATGGTCGCGAACCTCTCGGCCGGCAAGCGCGGCTGGGACGACCGCTGGGCGATGTTCTCCGGCTGGGCGGAGCGCGGCCAGGCAGCGGCCAAGGAGCTGCTCTGGCTCGTCGACGAGGACACGCGCGCTTTCGACGACCTGTTGGCGGCCATGCGCATGCCCAAGGACGATGCCGCAGCCGTCGCCGCCCGCGCGGCCGCCGTCGAGGCAGCCACGCAGCGGGCCATCGTCGTACCGCTGTCCGTCATCCGCACCGCGCTCGGCTCGATGGATCTCATGCTCGAGATGGCCGCCATCGGGCTGCCGAGCTCGATTTCGGATGCCGGCGTCGGTGCGCTGTGCGCCCGGACGGCCGTGCGGGCCGCGGCGCTGAACGTCCGGATCAATGCGCCGGGGCTGACCGACGCCGCGTTCGCCGCCGCCGCGCTGGCCGAGGCCGCCGCGGCCGAGGCGGCGGCCGCCGAGCGCGAGATCGAGACGCTGCGGCGCGTCGAAGCGTCGATCCAGGGCACGACGGGTGGCTGA
- a CDS encoding MFS transporter, which translates to MHAVTQGRVGRMLDAIGLDTPTARAWAMYDWANSAYATTVAAAVFPIYFVRVAGAGLPEGRAYTIWTLTNGLALAVSALMGPLLGAVADRLGMTRRFLFGFAALGIGTSALLALVGQGEWRLGAFLFSLSLIGFSSANVFYDALLTSVTTPDKSDRLSAAGYAMGYLGGGLLLVLNVLMLRFPQSFGLAAGSAAEALDAPATRWGFVAVAVWWFVFTLPLWRTVRSPEDDAVRAAGVQPGSIGDVVAGGLRQLAATLRTAPRHRDLFLFLVAFWLFSDGIGTFQKQAAAYGSEIGLSAIGIIGALVMTQFAGVPFSFAFGLLARRIGARRSLFIGLWAFTLISFLARFVTLSWHFYALAFGVAMVQGGTQALSRSLFASLVPHGKSAEFFAFFSVSSKFAGVLGPLLIGLISLSGVAARESIVVLVVLFLAGIAVLTRVDFARGRQAALDAAL; encoded by the coding sequence ATGCACGCCGTCACCCAGGGCCGGGTTGGCCGCATGCTCGATGCGATCGGGCTCGACACGCCGACCGCGCGTGCATGGGCGATGTACGACTGGGCGAACTCGGCGTATGCGACGACCGTCGCTGCGGCGGTGTTCCCGATCTACTTCGTGCGCGTGGCCGGCGCCGGTCTGCCGGAGGGGCGCGCCTACACGATCTGGACACTGACGAACGGTTTGGCTCTGGCCGTCAGCGCTCTCATGGGTCCGCTGCTCGGCGCCGTGGCCGACCGGCTCGGCATGACGCGGCGCTTCCTGTTCGGCTTCGCCGCGCTCGGCATCGGGACGAGCGCCCTGCTCGCGCTGGTCGGACAGGGCGAATGGCGACTCGGCGCCTTCCTGTTCTCGCTCAGCCTGATCGGATTCTCGAGCGCCAATGTCTTCTACGACGCATTGCTGACGAGCGTCACGACGCCGGACAAGTCGGACCGCCTATCCGCCGCCGGCTACGCGATGGGCTACCTGGGCGGCGGGCTGCTGCTCGTGCTGAACGTCCTCATGCTCCGCTTCCCGCAGTCGTTCGGACTGGCGGCCGGCAGCGCGGCCGAGGCGCTCGACGCGCCGGCCACGCGCTGGGGCTTCGTGGCGGTCGCCGTCTGGTGGTTCGTCTTCACGCTGCCGTTGTGGCGCACCGTCCGCTCGCCGGAAGACGATGCCGTGCGCGCGGCCGGGGTGCAGCCGGGATCGATCGGCGATGTCGTGGCCGGTGGGCTGCGACAGCTTGCGGCGACGCTGCGCACCGCGCCGCGCCACCGCGACCTCTTCCTCTTCCTCGTCGCGTTCTGGCTGTTCTCGGACGGCATCGGCACGTTCCAGAAGCAGGCGGCCGCCTACGGGTCCGAGATCGGGCTGAGCGCGATCGGGATCATCGGCGCGCTCGTCATGACGCAGTTCGCCGGAGTGCCGTTCAGCTTCGCCTTCGGCCTGTTGGCACGGCGCATCGGAGCGCGCCGCTCCCTGTTCATCGGGCTGTGGGCGTTCACGCTCATCAGCTTCCTCGCCCGCTTCGTCACGCTGTCTTGGCACTTCTACGCCCTCGCGTTCGGCGTGGCGATGGTTCAGGGCGGCACGCAGGCGCTGAGCCGCTCCCTGTTCGCCAGCCTCGTGCCCCACGGCAAGAGCGCCGAGTTCTTTGCGTTCTTCAGCGTCAGCTCCAAGTTCGCCGGCGTCCTCGGACCGCTCCTCATCGGGCTCATCAGCCTGTCCGGCGTCGCCGCCCGCGAGTCGATCGTCGTGCTCGTCGTCCTGTTCCTGGCCGGCATCGCCGTCCTGACGCGGGTGGACTTCGCCCGCGGGCGCCAGGCGGCGCTCGACGCCGCGTTGTGA
- a CDS encoding malate dehydrogenase, with protein MKTPIRVAVTGAAGNIGYALVYRIANGDLFGPDQPVIVQLLEITPALRALEGVAMELDDCAFPLLHGIVLTDDARTAFDRVNWALLVGARPRSAGMERKDLLEANGKIFVGQGAALNAAAASDVRVVTVGNPANTNALIAMHSAPDVPAERFTAMTRLDHNRAASQLAAKAGVHVAEVRQVTIWGNHSSTQYPDAFHATIQGRPAPAVIDDDAWLKDAFIPTVQQRGAAVIEARGQSSAASAANACIHHVRTWHAGTADGDWTSMAVPSTGAYGTPSGVIFSYPVRIAGGRYEVVGDLALTDFDRAKLAATGAELLEERAAVQAMLGAR; from the coding sequence ATGAAGACGCCCATTCGCGTCGCCGTGACCGGCGCCGCAGGCAACATCGGCTATGCCCTGGTCTATCGGATCGCCAACGGCGACCTGTTCGGGCCGGACCAGCCCGTGATCGTCCAGCTGCTGGAGATCACCCCGGCGCTGCGCGCGCTCGAAGGGGTTGCGATGGAGTTGGACGACTGCGCCTTTCCGCTGCTGCACGGCATCGTGCTGACGGACGACGCGCGGACGGCGTTCGATCGCGTGAACTGGGCGCTGCTCGTCGGCGCGCGGCCGAGGTCGGCGGGGATGGAGCGCAAGGACTTGCTCGAGGCGAACGGCAAGATCTTCGTCGGCCAGGGCGCGGCGCTGAACGCGGCGGCCGCGTCGGACGTGCGCGTCGTCACCGTCGGTAACCCGGCGAACACGAATGCGCTCATCGCCATGCATTCGGCGCCTGACGTCCCGGCCGAACGCTTCACGGCGATGACCCGCCTCGACCACAACCGCGCCGCGAGCCAGCTGGCCGCCAAGGCGGGCGTTCACGTGGCGGAGGTGCGGCAGGTCACGATCTGGGGCAACCACAGTTCGACGCAGTACCCCGATGCGTTCCACGCCACGATCCAGGGCCGACCGGCGCCGGCTGTGATCGACGACGACGCCTGGCTGAAGGACGCCTTCATCCCGACCGTCCAGCAGCGAGGCGCGGCCGTCATCGAGGCCCGCGGTCAGTCGAGCGCGGCGAGCGCCGCGAACGCGTGCATCCACCATGTCCGGACGTGGCACGCCGGCACGGCGGACGGCGATTGGACGAGCATGGCGGTCCCGTCGACGGGTGCTTACGGCACGCCGTCCGGCGTCATCTTCAGCTATCCCGTCCGCATCGCCGGTGGCCGCTACGAGGTCGTCGGCGACCTCGCGCTCACCGATTTCGACCGGGCCAAGCTGGCAGCCACGGGCGCGGAGCTGCTCGAGGAGCGCGCCGCGGTGCAGGCGATGCTCGGAGCGCGCTGA